The DNA segment AGCAGATTTCTCTTGGATCTCATGAAGTGTAACTTTAAATACAGCCTCTTTTCCAGCTAATGTTTTTTGTTGATAAGCTTCAGGGAATGTAACAACTACATCTTTTTGTTCTTCATATTTCATACCAATGATTTGCTCTTCAAATCCTGGAATAAATGAACCTGAACCAATCTCTAATGGATATTTCTCAGCTTTACCACCTTCAAATGCTACACCATCAACAAAACCTTCAAAATCGATAACAGCGAAGTCACCCTCTTTTACCATTCTTTTTCTTTTGATTTTTTCTAATGGTGCAGAGTGTTTTGCCATCTCTTCAATTCTAGCATCAATCTCTTTTGCATCAACAGCTTTATCTTCAACAGCAGGAACAAGTGCTTTATAGTCACCTAAATCAATATTAGGTTTAGAAGCAATTTGAATCTCAACATCAATAGAACCATCTTCTTTTCTATCGAATTTAGTTACACCAGGTTCACCAACTAAATCTTCATTTTTGATATCAAGTTCTTTTAATCCTTGGTTTAAAACCTCTCTTAAAGCTTCACCTTCAGCATCTTCTCTTAGTTTACTTCCGTATCTTTGTTTTACAACAGCTACAGGAACTTTACCTTTTCTAAAACCTTGAACATCCATAGTTTTAGCAGCTTTGTTAGCTATTTTATCTATACTCTTTTCTACTGCTTCCGCAGAGATTGTTGAAGTAATAACGGCATTTGCCTCATCAACTCTTTTTGCGTTAAATTCCATTAACTCTACTCCGATTTCTTTAATTTAGTCGTGATTTTATCTAACTTTTAATAAAATACCAATTATATAAAATAAGAGAGTAAATCACTGTGCAATTTCTATACCCCAATGTCCTTTTTTTAATGTTGATTCCAATCTTCCTTTTAATGTTTTTAATTGTTACAAATAAAGATAGATTTCAAAAATTCTTTTCTAAAGAGAGCCTAATTAAACTCTCTATTTCAAATAAAAATATGAATAAAACAACAAGAAATATATTATTATTTATCACTCTTATTTTAATGACTATAGCTTTAGCAAGACCTGTTATGAATGAAAAAGAGCAAAGCTTTAAACAAGAAGTTGCTTCTATTGTTGTGGCAATTGATGTATCAAAATCAATGCTTGCAACTGATGTATATCCAAACAGATTAGCCTTCGCAAAACAAAAACTATTAAATCTAATAGAACTCTCAAAGAAAAATGCCCTAGCTGTAACTCTTTTTGGGAAAAACTCTTTTATATTATCCCCTGTCACTCAAGATTTTAACTCCCTGAAAATCTTAGTTGAAAACTTAAATACAGGATTAAATTTTGACAATGGTTCAAATATTTTTTCAGCTTTAGAGACAACAAATAAACTTTTAAAAGATTATAAAAACAAAAATCTGATTTTGTTAACAGATGGTGGAAATAATCAATCTTATGAAAAAGAGATAGAGTATGCAAAACAAAATAGTATTAATATCTATACTATAGCTATAGGAACAAAAAAACCAGCACCAATAAAACTTGAAGATGGAAATTTTTTAACAAAAGAGGATGGTTCAATTATAACTGTAACTTTAAATGAAAATATAAAAAATTTAAGTCTTAGTACCAATGGGGGTTATATTGAGTCTTCAAACTCTAATGATGATATAAAACAAATATTAGCTGATATAGACGCAAAATCTTCAAAAAAAGAGTTAGAATCAAAAAAATTCAAGACCTATACTGAACTTTTTTATTATCCTTTGGCTTTTGCAATTTTTATACTTTTTATTGCTTTTTCTTCTC comes from the Halarcobacter ebronensis genome and includes:
- the tig gene encoding trigger factor translates to MEFNAKRVDEANAVITSTISAEAVEKSIDKIANKAAKTMDVQGFRKGKVPVAVVKQRYGSKLREDAEGEALREVLNQGLKELDIKNEDLVGEPGVTKFDRKEDGSIDVEIQIASKPNIDLGDYKALVPAVEDKAVDAKEIDARIEEMAKHSAPLEKIKRKRMVKEGDFAVIDFEGFVDGVAFEGGKAEKYPLEIGSGSFIPGFEEQIIGMKYEEQKDVVVTFPEAYQQKTLAGKEAVFKVTLHEIQEKSAGEINDDFAKKMLPGEENATVETLKAKIEEQMKLEAKAAYYRDELKPAYLDKLVNELKFALPTTIVDQEINFALNNKVRTMTEEEIKALQEDASKVESMREELREDAENSVKATFIVDALAKAEGVEVSDQEVTQVIYYEALQTGQNPQNVLKKYQEAGYLPAIKMSMIEEKVITKLLDEKLGK
- a CDS encoding VWA domain-containing protein; amino-acid sequence: MFLIVTNKDRFQKFFSKESLIKLSISNKNMNKTTRNILLFITLILMTIALARPVMNEKEQSFKQEVASIVVAIDVSKSMLATDVYPNRLAFAKQKLLNLIELSKKNALAVTLFGKNSFILSPVTQDFNSLKILVENLNTGLNFDNGSNIFSALETTNKLLKDYKNKNLILLTDGGNNQSYEKEIEYAKQNSINIYTIAIGTKKPAPIKLEDGNFLTKEDGSIITVTLNENIKNLSLSTNGGYIESSNSNDDIKQILADIDAKSSKKELESKKFKTYTELFYYPLAFAIFILFIAFSSLPNLKRRSLKTLLTFFLLANFTQQSKAFEFDFKNIEKANKYYENKDYKNAIKEYEKIAKTPEAKYNLANSYYKNNEYDKALKTYKEVVSSNKELEYKKLHNLGNTYVKLNDLQNAKKMYENALKIKEDKETKENLKKVEEALNKKENKQNKPENQNNKDDKNKEQEQNKDSQKQNKDSQEQKENKQNSNKEQKNKEDKEKESNKNQQINKTQKENLEQTAKEPKKISDLEEKKWLEELQKQKTPVLLKKVETKSEDNSSTPW